The following is a genomic window from Geminicoccus roseus DSM 18922.
CGGAACCGAGGAACTCGGCGAGTGGGTCGTCCACAAGCGCGACCTACGCGCCGACCTGCGCCGGGTCTTCGGCGAGGACATCGACAGGATCGACACGGTCGCGCTGATGACCGACGCGGACGACCATGGCGGCGAGGCACGAAGCTTCTACGGCGACATCTGGTTCAGCGCGAACTGACCTCTCAACCCAGGACGTAGAGATCCTGGGGGTCGTCGATTCCGGCCACGTGGCGTCCGCGCAGGACATGGCCTGCCCGGGCCGGCCGGTAGCCCTGCTGCAGCGCCTGCTCGTAAGTGGCGAGCGTCGTCAGGCCGTGGACCTGTTCCTGCCGGGTGTGCTTCTCGAGCTTGGAGGCAAGATTCACCGGCTCGCCCATCACCGTGTATTCCAGGCGCGAACGATGGCCGAGCGGCCCGGACAGCACCGGCCCGCAGGCTGCCGCGAGCATGATGTCGAGCGAATCCTGGCCCGCCTCGTTGCGGCGCGCGCACCAATCCTGGCCGGTGGCGCAGATCTCTTCGGCCGCCCGCATTGCGTCGGCGGCAAAGGATTCGGCCGGCACCACCGCGCCGAAGCTCGCCAGGATCCCGTCGCCCAAATACTTGTCGATGCTGCCGCCATGGCGCTGGATGACCGGAACGATCGCGTCGTGATAGTCGGCGATCAGCGAAATCGTGTCGTTCGGGCTGAGCCTGGCCGTGGTCGCGGTGAAGCCGCGCAGGTCGATCATCAGCACGACCGCGTCCCGCACCATGCCGCCGCCGCCCATGCCGGTCCGCCCATGCGCCCGGATCCGCCGCGCGATCTCCGGCGCAAAATAGCGCGACAGCTCGCTGGCTTCCTGCTCCTCGACCACCGCGGCGATCAGCAGGCGGCGCGCCCGGGCCAGCCCGATCGCGAGGATCCCGGCGACCACCAGGATCGACACGATCTTGTCGAACTCCGCCCCCAGCAGCAAAGCGTCGGTGTTGGCGTACTCGACGAAGTTGTGGGTGATCTGCCCGGCCCCCATCCAGTAGGCATAGGCCAGCAGGACGAGCCAGGCGAATGCTCCCGCCACGCCGGTGAACAGCACCAGCTCCGCCTCCAGCCGGAGCGCCCGCAGGGCGATCAGGATGAAGACATACATGAGGGTCGGCGCCTTCAGATAGGTCGCCGGCGAGACCTGGTACTGCAGGTGGAAGCTCCAGATGGTCGACATCAGGACCAGCAGGTCGATCACCACCGACAGGTAGAGGAACCCCCGGGAAAGCCGGTCCTGCAGGGCCAGCCGCAGGCGGATGCCGGTGAAGATCGCGTAGAGCAGCAGCGCCCAGGGCACCGGCTCGAACGGCACCATTTCCGGGAAGGCCTTGGGCGTCAGGGTGTAGAGGAAGGCGAACACGGCGATCGCGGCGAACTGGACATAGCAGACCAGCACCTCGCTGCGCGCGTCCTGGGCGCGGATCGCCTGGAGGATGCGGTCGGGCGGCGCCTGGGGTGGTCGCGGGCCGATGAAGCGGTCGATCACCTCCTTCACCATCGCGCCCAGCCGCCCGGCCTG
Proteins encoded in this region:
- a CDS encoding adenylate/guanylate cyclase domain-containing protein; this translates as MPATNLRIHARRQAGRLGAMVKEVIDRFIGPRPPQAPPDRILQAIRAQDARSEVLVCYVQFAAIAVFAFLYTLTPKAFPEMVPFEPVPWALLLYAIFTGIRLRLALQDRLSRGFLYLSVVIDLLVLMSTIWSFHLQYQVSPATYLKAPTLMYVFILIALRALRLEAELVLFTGVAGAFAWLVLLAYAYWMGAGQITHNFVEYANTDALLLGAEFDKIVSILVVAGILAIGLARARRLLIAAVVEEQEASELSRYFAPEIARRIRAHGRTGMGGGGMVRDAVVLMIDLRGFTATTARLSPNDTISLIADYHDAIVPVIQRHGGSIDKYLGDGILASFGAVVPAESFAADAMRAAEEICATGQDWCARRNEAGQDSLDIMLAAACGPVLSGPLGHRSRLEYTVMGEPVNLASKLEKHTRQEQVHGLTTLATYEQALQQGYRPARAGHVLRGRHVAGIDDPQDLYVLG